The following coding sequences lie in one Cucurbita pepo subsp. pepo cultivar mu-cu-16 chromosome LG13, ASM280686v2, whole genome shotgun sequence genomic window:
- the LOC111808407 gene encoding WAT1-related protein At1g25270-like: MLLVQSVFAGVNVLYKLALNDGMNLMIMIAFRFVFASLFMFPLAFFLERNKRPKMTRSILFYGFLCGLFGGTLSQNLYVQSLAMTSATFVSAMQNLAPAITFLLALSFGMEKLEMRSKEGVAKVAGTLVGIGGAMFLTFYKGIQISIWSTHVDLLRGGHLAHLPQNPHHSHNFVLGSLLALASCLSYSFWLILQTKMTKIYPCQYSSTALMCMMGAIQGLAISICVERDWKQWKLGWNIRLLTVAFAGIVASGAMVTLMAWCVRMRGPLYVSSFSPLMLLLVAIAGSLCLQESLHLGSVIGAVLIVCGLYMVLWGKSREMNNILPLKDVEVTTPKPQNESQFYDIKNNTSITT; encoded by the exons ATGCTTCTGGTTCAGTCGGTGTTCGCAGGCGTCAACGTTCTCTACAAATTGGCTCTCAACGATGGAATGAATCTGATGATCATGATCGCTTTTCGTTTCGTATTCGCTTCCCTTTTCATGTTTCCCCTTGCCTTCTTTCTCGaaag GAATAAACGGCCGAAGATGACACGCTCCATACTCTTCTATGGATTTCTTTGTGGATTATTTGG AGGGACGTTGAGTCAAAACTTATACGTACAGAGTTTGGCAATGACGTCAGCAACATTTGTTTCGGCCATGCAGAATCTCGCTCCGGCTATTACCTTCCTTCTCGCCCTCTCCTTCGG GATGGAAAAGTTGGAGATGAGGAGCAAGGAAGGGGTGGCCAAGGTGGCAGGAACGTTGGTGGGGATTGGTGGGGCCATGTTTCTTACTTTCTACAAAGGCATCCAGATCAGCATTTGGTCAACCCACGTGGACCTTCTCCGTGGAGGACACTTGGCACATCTTCCTCAAAATCCTCACCACTCCCACAATTTTGTGCTTGGAAGTCTGCTGGCTCTCGCCAGCTGCCTCTCTTACTCTTTCTGGCTCATCCTTCAG ACAAAAATGACGAAAATATATCCATGCCAATACTCGAGCACGGCGTTGATGTGTATGATGGGAGCAATTCAAGGGTTGGCAATATCAATTTGTGTGGAGAGGGATTGGAAGCAATGGAAATTGGGTTGGAATATCAGGCTTCTCACGGTCGCATTTGCc GGGATCGTGGCGTCGGGAGCCATGGTGACGCTGATGGCGTGGTGCGTACGTATGAGAGGGCCATTGTATGTGTCTAGTTTCAGCCCTCTTATGCTTCTCCTGGTAGCTATTGCTGGATCCCTATGCCTCCAAGAAAGCTTGCACCTTGGCAG TGTGATTGGAGCAGTGCTGATTGTGTGTGGTTTATACATGGTGTTGTGGGGCAAAAGCAGAGAGATGAACAACATACTTCCATTGAAAGACGTTGAGGTTACCACTCCaaagcctcaaaatgaaagtCAATTTTATGATATCAAGAACAACACAAGCATTACCACTTGA